A part of Capsicum annuum cultivar UCD-10X-F1 chromosome 6, UCD10Xv1.1, whole genome shotgun sequence genomic DNA contains:
- the LOC107873054 gene encoding staphylococcal-like nuclease CAN2 isoform X1, whose amino-acid sequence MGNALRFLYGHCCKPSTDTDYQPGVSALAHDLYNFEITSQVPQGLSKHVVSSKKAQANWYKKLSDAWRETKPPPKTPEEASRLVIQTLKRHQKADVEGLLAFYGLPLPHSLVELTSDGAPPSHPQGLKFELHTLPVDAKAVADGDTVTVYVSTTDPGESSCLPRDVQAAAIERSKARAQKNYQKADELHKQIIDSGYRVIPVNHEEVLARKYRIRLRGIDAPESAMPYGKEAKEELTKVVQGKSLRVFVFDQDRYGRCVGDIYCNGIFAQEVMLKKGLAWHYATYDKRPEFEKWEKEARAKRIGLWAARNPEMPWEWRKQKRENQCS is encoded by the exons ATGGGAAATGCTCTAAGATTCTTGTATGGTCATTGCTGCAAACCTTCAACAGACACTGATTATCAGCCCGGTGTTTCAGCTTTAGCACACGATCTCTACAACTTTGAAATCACCTCCCAG GTTCCTCAAGGACTGAGTAAGCATGTTGTATCATCCAAGAAAGCTCAAGCTAACTG GTATAAGAAACTTTCAGACGCATGGAGAGAAACAAAGCCTCCCCCTAAAACGCCTGAAGAAGCTTCAAGGCTGGTCATCCAGACCTTGAAGAGACATCAGAAAGCAGATGTTGAG GGGTTACTGGCTTTCTATGGACTGCCTCTTCCTCACTCCCTAGTAGAACTAACTAGTGATGGCGCTCCTCCATCACACCCACAAGGACTCAAGTTTGAATTGCATACTCTCCCT GTGGATGCGAAGGCTGTGGCAGACGGAGATACAGTAACTGTATATGTCAGTACAACAGATCCTGGAGAGTCATCGTGTCTCCCCAGAGATGTGCAAGCTGCGGCAATTGAAAGATCAAAAGCAAGGGCTCAGAAGAATTATCAAAAAGCAGATGAACTGCACAAACAGATCATAGATTCAGGATACAG GGTGATACCAGTGAACCATGAAGAAGTTCTTGCTCGAAAATATAGGATCAGATTAAG GGGGATAGATGCACCAGAAAGTGCAATGCCATATGGTAAAGAGGCGAAGGAAGAACTGACTAAAGTTGTCCAGGGTAAGAGTTTAAGAGTCTTCGTTTTTGACCAGGATCGTTATGGCCGCTGTGTAGGGGACATATACTGCAATGGCATATTTGCACAG GAAGTGATGTTGAAGAAAGGTTTGGCCTGGCACTATGCCACATATGACAAGCGACCAGAGTTTGAAAAG TGGGAGAAAGAAGCTCGAGCAAAACGAATTGGCTTGTGGGCGGCCAGAAATCCTGAAATGCCATGGGAGTGGAGAAAACAGAAACGTGAAAACCAATGTTCATGA
- the LOC107873054 gene encoding uncharacterized 38.1 kDa protein isoform X2 produces the protein MGNALRFLYGHCCKPSTDTDYQPGVSALAHDLYNFEITSQVPQGLSKHVVSSKKAQANWYKKLSDAWRETKPPPKTPEEASRLVIQTLKRHQKADVEGLLAFYGLPLPHSLVELTSDGAPPSHPQGLKFELHTLPVDAKAVADGDTVTVYVSTTDPGESSCLPRDVQAAAIERSKARAQKNYQKADELHKQIIDSGYRVIPVNHEEVLARKYRIRLRF, from the exons ATGGGAAATGCTCTAAGATTCTTGTATGGTCATTGCTGCAAACCTTCAACAGACACTGATTATCAGCCCGGTGTTTCAGCTTTAGCACACGATCTCTACAACTTTGAAATCACCTCCCAG GTTCCTCAAGGACTGAGTAAGCATGTTGTATCATCCAAGAAAGCTCAAGCTAACTG GTATAAGAAACTTTCAGACGCATGGAGAGAAACAAAGCCTCCCCCTAAAACGCCTGAAGAAGCTTCAAGGCTGGTCATCCAGACCTTGAAGAGACATCAGAAAGCAGATGTTGAG GGGTTACTGGCTTTCTATGGACTGCCTCTTCCTCACTCCCTAGTAGAACTAACTAGTGATGGCGCTCCTCCATCACACCCACAAGGACTCAAGTTTGAATTGCATACTCTCCCT GTGGATGCGAAGGCTGTGGCAGACGGAGATACAGTAACTGTATATGTCAGTACAACAGATCCTGGAGAGTCATCGTGTCTCCCCAGAGATGTGCAAGCTGCGGCAATTGAAAGATCAAAAGCAAGGGCTCAGAAGAATTATCAAAAAGCAGATGAACTGCACAAACAGATCATAGATTCAGGATACAG GGTGATACCAGTGAACCATGAAGAAGTTCTTGCTCGAAAATATAGGATCAGATTAAG ATTTTAA